A single region of the Chthoniobacterales bacterium genome encodes:
- a CDS encoding phage holin family protein encodes MAPNSGMPGEFAHRQPGLIESLQLILRAITEYASVRFELAGLESKAASQKVVAALIAVAVALMCLSSGFLYLSLSLIYVLAVKAGWGWGLALLASGVAMLLITVGGLLFAKKSLTGAWFPATIAELKKDSQWLKQSTTTTV; translated from the coding sequence ATGGCCCCGAATTCTGGTATGCCGGGCGAGTTTGCACACCGTCAGCCTGGGTTGATCGAGTCGCTTCAATTGATCCTTCGCGCGATTACGGAATACGCGTCGGTTCGATTTGAATTGGCCGGGCTGGAGTCCAAGGCAGCCTCCCAAAAAGTGGTCGCCGCACTGATCGCTGTTGCAGTGGCGCTGATGTGTCTGTCGTCCGGGTTTCTCTATTTGAGTTTGAGCCTGATCTACGTGCTGGCCGTCAAAGCTGGCTGGGGCTGGGGTTTGGCGTTGCTCGCCAGTGGCGTTGCAATGCTGCTGATCACCGTTGGCGGATTGCTTTTTGCGAAAAAATCTCTCACCGGCGCTTGGTTCCCCGCGACTATCGCTGAATTGAAGAAAGACTCCCAATGGCTGAAGCAGAGCACTACAACCACCGTTTAA
- the infA gene encoding translation initiation factor IF-1 has product MAKEEAIKTDGMVTDVLPGTMFRVDLPNGVNVLAHISGKMRKHFIRIVPGDKVEVEMSPYDLTKARIVFRAK; this is encoded by the coding sequence ATGGCCAAGGAAGAAGCAATTAAGACAGACGGTATGGTAACGGACGTTCTACCCGGGACGATGTTCCGCGTGGATCTGCCCAACGGGGTGAATGTCCTGGCGCATATCAGCGGCAAAATGCGGAAACATTTCATCCGCATCGTTCCCGGCGACAAAGTGGAAGTCGAGATGTCGCCCTACGATTTGACGAAGGCCCGCATCGTTTTTCGAGCAAAGTAA
- a CDS encoding acyl-CoA reductase: protein MTACERVAWLVPVVARFPEMGAFGDKAALLELIRLELGSEDALETGAVLPPRRLLHIISANTAMAGMQSLVRGLILGSLNWCKTPGAGLPRFEEFVKALPEPLRMLVKVSPTLLPHWLEMADAVVVFGSDATVEKFRNETKPGQIFAGYGNRWSGAVIFSDDDFSSIPSLVRDVCLYDQMGCLSAQIVWLHDSIDVEEYGTRLTAELGRYGQGNPTAALSFEDAASVARWRLSAEWQTVEHEGNRVWLSTDDPVWGVQLSRQKTPPLSCLHRHVSLQIFSDVPDLGELASSVSTLGFWPFSSKNRIQLKSSGASRLCAVGDMQFPQPTWQQDGFPALGRLVRRQGAG from the coding sequence ATGACGGCGTGCGAAAGAGTGGCGTGGCTCGTGCCTGTGGTGGCCCGGTTTCCTGAGATGGGAGCCTTCGGAGACAAGGCTGCGTTATTGGAACTGATCCGACTGGAACTCGGATCGGAGGACGCACTGGAAACGGGAGCCGTTCTGCCGCCGCGCCGGCTGCTGCACATCATCAGCGCAAACACCGCGATGGCTGGGATGCAATCGCTCGTCCGCGGCCTGATTCTGGGCAGCCTGAACTGGTGCAAAACGCCGGGTGCCGGGCTGCCGCGTTTTGAGGAATTTGTGAAGGCACTGCCAGAGCCGTTGCGGATGCTGGTGAAGGTTTCGCCGACGTTGCTGCCGCACTGGCTGGAAATGGCGGATGCGGTGGTTGTTTTCGGCAGCGACGCGACAGTGGAGAAGTTTCGCAACGAAACGAAACCCGGCCAGATTTTTGCGGGTTATGGCAACCGCTGGAGCGGCGCGGTCATTTTTTCAGATGATGATTTTTCCAGTATTCCTTCGCTGGTTCGCGACGTCTGCCTTTACGATCAAATGGGCTGCCTCTCCGCGCAGATCGTCTGGCTCCATGACTCCATCGACGTTGAGGAATATGGAACTCGGCTGACAGCGGAGTTGGGGCGTTATGGGCAGGGAAATCCCACGGCGGCCTTGAGCTTCGAGGACGCGGCGAGCGTGGCGCGCTGGCGCTTGTCGGCGGAGTGGCAGACGGTCGAGCACGAGGGAAATCGCGTCTGGCTGAGCACGGACGATCCCGTCTGGGGCGTGCAACTCAGTCGGCAAAAAACGCCGCCGCTGAGCTGCCTGCACCGGCATGTAAGTTTGCAGATTTTTTCGGATGTCCCCGATCTGGGAGAACTAGCTTCAAGTGTGAGCACGCTGGGTTTCTGGCCCTTTTCCTCGAAGAATAGAATCCAACTGAAATCCTCAGGTGCGTCGCGGCTGTGCGCGGTCGGCGACATGCAATTTCCCCAGCCGACATGGCAGCAGGATGGGTTTCCGGCACTGGGCCGATTAGTGCGGCGTCAGGGTGCTGGATGA